One Trichoderma asperellum chromosome 5, complete sequence genomic region harbors:
- the YTA12 gene encoding Mitochondrial inner membrane m-AAA protease component (MEROPS:MER0002605~TransMembrane:2 (i235-252o352-371i)), giving the protein MSRYLRQSGQLAKLARFSTSVSLQRTQRLVASSRTAPLRALSAHNGILPRYYSSKTPHPDENKNSDSGKSINHNEAKSETEGGPESQKVPLPPLPEGWIRLTKEEISQLQAFQQMLPEGQRQTLKDILVGLQHTGAPAEIRDLLHKMRQGPGNLSIIDKGRLMRCVFVMAERVAEWEVEQQQQGKRGMFDQNTNEMNDHNYGDKKESAAQSHKASSESQSNQQGSDPKKPERNSWMDALQTGLVLGITLWAIESFSRPFSEKEITWQELRKAFLDKGLVQKLVVVNGSQVRVELHPDAVQSTSDGSGARRTYIFSIGSVESFEKKLEEAQDQLGIPPSERIPVSYEAGGSTVGNLVLAFGPTLLFIGLILWTQRSMSGRAGGAGGMFNFGKSKAKKFNAENAVKVKFSDVAGLEEAKVEIMEFVSFLKQPEKFEKLGAKIPRGAILSGPPGTGKTLLAKATAGESGVPFFSVSGSEFVEMFVGVGPSRVRDLFAEGRKNAPCIIFIDEIDAIGRARQESGRGFGGNDEREATLNQILTEMDGFNTREQVVVLAGTNRADILDKALMRPGRFDRHIYIDRPTMKGRQEIFQVYLKKIVTKEDHEHLIGRLATLTPGFSGADISNVVNEAALIAARENADDVKMIHFERAIERVIGGLERKSLVLRPEEKKTVAYHEAGHAICGWFLRHADPLLKVSIIPRGQGALGYAQYLPQDAYLMNTNQLMDRMAMTMGGRVSEELHFPTVTTGASDDFKKVSQMARSMVTQWGMSDKVGPVHFENDPNRMVKPFAEATAQQIDQEVHRIVEEAYTRCRNLLVEKKEQVGLIAEELLKKEVLSRDDMVRILGKRPFDDNEDFEKFFGGGKEASSPPPFPTETDTPKEDPPTGTPAPAFRDISEDGSGVKR; this is encoded by the exons ATGTCACGATATCTTCGCCAGTCGGGCCAGCTCGCTAAGCTGGCCAGGTTCTCGACCAGTGTAAGCTTACAGAGGACACAAAGACTTGTCGCCAGCTCCAGAACAGCTCCTCTGAGAGCATTGTCTGCGCACAACGGCATCCTCCCGCGATACTACTCCTCCAAAACCCCGCATCCcgatgaaaataaaaactccGACTCTGgaaaatcaatcaatcacaaTGAAGCAAAGTCAGAGACAGAGGGCGGGCCAGAATCACAGAAGGTGCCCTTGCCTCCTCTACCGGAGGGCTGGATTCGCCTGACCAAGGAAGAGATATCGCAGCTGCAGGCGTTTCAACAGATGCTCCCCGAAGGCCAAAGGCAGACATTGAAGGACATATTGGTGGGGCTTCAGCACACCGGTGCTCCAGCTGAGATACGAGATCTGCTACATAAGATGCGCCAGGGACCTGGCAACTTGTCAATAATTGACAAGGGCCGGCTGATGCGATGCGTCTTCGTCATGGCCGAAAGGGTAGCGGAATGGGAAGtcgaacagcagcaacaaggaaAACGGGGCATGTTTGACCAGAACACCAATGAAATGAACGACCACAACTACGGagataagaaagaaagcgcAGCCCAATCACACAAGGCTTCCAGTGAATCACAATCTAACCAGCAAGGATCGGACCCCAAGAAACCCGAGAGGAACTCGTGGATGGATGCCCTTCAGACTGGTCTCGTCCTGGGTATTACGCTTTGGGCAATCGAGTCATTCAGCAGACCATTCTCTGAGAAAGAAATCACCTGGCAGGAGCTACGAAAGGCCTTCTTGGACAAGGGCCTTGTACAGAAACTTGTGGTCGTCAATGGATCTCAAGTGCGTGTGGAATTACATCCTGACGCTGTTCAGTCAACATCTGATGGATCTGGCGCCAGAAGAACATACATCTTCTCGATTGGATCAGTTGAGTCttttgagaagaagctcgaagAAGCACAGGATCAGCTGGGCATTCCCCCGTCCGAGAGAATACCTGTCAGCTACGAAGCAGGTGGCAGCACTGTCGGCAACCTAGTTTTGGCATTCGGACCTACTCTCCTATTCATCGGTCTGATCTTGTGGACACAGCGGTCCATGAGCGGGCGGGCCGGTGGCGCTGGAGGCATGTTCAACTTTGGAAAaagcaaggccaagaagttcAACGCCGAGAACGCAGTCAAAGTCAAGTTTAGTGATGTTGCCGGTCTGGAGGAAGCCAAGGTGGAGATTATGGAATTCGTTAGCTTCTTGAAGCAGCCCGAAAAGTTCGAGAAGCTGGGCGCCAAGATTCCTCGAGGTGCCATCCTCTCCGGCCCCCCAGGAACGGGAAAGACTCTTCTCGCCAAGGCCACTGCTGGAGAGTCTGGCGTCCCATTCTTCAGCGTGAGCGGTTCTGAGTTCGTGGAGATGTTCGTTGGCGTGGGTCCGTCTCGAGTACGAGACCTGTTTGCCGAAGGTCGAAAGAATGCGCCTtgcatcatcttcattgacGAAATCGATGCTATCGGCCGTGCTCGACAGGAAAGCGGTCGTGGATTCGGTGGAAATGACGAACGCGAAGCTACCCTTAACCAGATTCTCACAGAAATGGACGGATTCAACACTCGAGAACAGGTCGTTGTCTTGGCCGGTACCAATCGTGCTGACATCCTGGACAAGGCCCTGATGCGTCCTGGCCGCTTTGATAGGCACATTTATATTGACCGACCTACCATGAAGGGCCGACAAGAGATCTTCCAGGTTTATCTCAAGAAGATTGTTACCAAGGAGGATCATGAACATCTCATCGGCCGACTTGCTACCTTGACCCCTGGCTTCTCCGGTGCGGATATCTCCAATGTTGTGAACGAAGCAGCTCTAATTG CCGCACGAGAGAACGCAGACGACGTCAAGATGATACATTTCGAGCGCGCAATTGAGCGAGTCATTGGAGGCTTAGAGCGCAAGTCACTCGTACTCAGgccggaggagaagaagacggtggCCTATCACGAAGCTGGACACGCCATCTGTGGCTGGTTCCTCAGGCACGCAGATCCCCTCCTCAAGGTCTCAATCATTCCCCGCGGCCAAGGCGCTCTAGGCTATGCGCAATACCTGCCCCAGGATGCTTATCTGATGAACACCAACCAGCTCATGGACCGAATGGCCATGACCATGGGAGGACGTGTGTCTGAAGAGCTACATTTCCCCACAGTCACGACCGGTGCCAGTGATGACTTCAAGAAGGTCTCTCAAATGGCACGCAGCATGGTTACTCAATGGGGTATGTCGGACAAGGTGGGGCCAGTGCACTTTGAGAATGACCCGAACCGCATGGTGAAGCCATTTGCCGAGGCTACGGCTCAGCAGATTGACCAAGAGGTGCACCGTATAGTGGAAGAAGCTTATACTCGATGCCGAAACCTGCtggtggagaagaaggagcaaGTCGGGTTAATTGCTGAGGAGCTGCTGAAAAAGGAGGTTCTCTCCCGTGATGACATGGTGAGAATTCTTGGCAAGCGACCATTCGACGACAATGAAGACTTTGAGAAGTTCTTTGGAGGAGGCAAAGAGGCGAGCTCTCCGCCGCCTTTCCCTACTGAGACAGACACGCCGAAGGAGGACCCGCCCACGGGCACGCCCGCTCCCGCGTTTCGTGATATTTCAGAGGACGGATCGGGCGTCAAGAGGTAA
- a CDS encoding uncharacterized protein (EggNog:ENOG41~TransMembrane:11 (o83-106i118-142o162-181i193-211o226-244i264-283o313-332i353-375o449-473i494-513o519-537i)), which translates to MANIVADGSLDGGVKHQDHQRPAMATAATAASTPGGGGASMSMTQRDDEAWWSIHPFRGMVNDIRRRAPYYVSDWLDAWDYRVVPATVFMYFANILPALAFSLDMFQNTGSNYGVNEVLLASVLGSVVFSIFSAQPLVIVGVTGPITVFNSTVYNIMKPTGVNYLGFMAWIGIWSLILHWILAITNSCNWLRWVTRFPCDIFGFYVAFIYLQKGIQVLERLGSDSAFYLSIVAALLLFMVAYICSELGASSLFRHPIRVFLKDYGTPLTLIFFTGFVHIGRMAEIHLAVLPTSKAFEPTADRGWAVNFWDLSVGQIFTALPFAILLTILFWFDHNVSSLIAQGSEFPLRKPAGFHWDFFLLGITTGVAGILGLPFPNGLIPQAPFHTESLCVTKAVKQLDEKGEDKGAYTFETTHVVEQRVSNLAQGLLTLGTMTGPLLVVLHLVPHGVLAGLFFIMGVQALQANGITAKLLFLARDKNLTPANSPLKLIKRRIAIWMFVIIELIGFGATFAITQTIAAVGFPIIILLLIPVRALLLPRIFHPDELMALDEPTASDFTMEGIGGSWGGGQNEPQSSEDAPIQSRSSSSSRRTNGASDDDAAARYKAQEDLAELGQAQNTQNTMTRRRSIDKRDGRLRGGRILSDTA; encoded by the exons ATGGCCAATATCGTGGCCGACGGCTCTCTTGACGGAGGAGTGAAGCACCAGGACCACCAGCGGCCAGCCATGGCAACggcggcaacagcagcgTCAACACCAGGAGGTGGCGGAGCGTCCATGTCGATGACACAGCGGGACGATGAGGCCTGGTGGAGCATCCATCCTTTCCGTGGCATGGTCAACGATATCCGTCGGAGAGCGCCTTACTATGTGAGCGACTGGCTCGACGCGTGGGACTATCGTGTTGTGCCCGCCACAGTCTTTATGTATTTTGCAAA CATCCTACCTGCTCTTGCTTTCTCGCTAGACATGTTCCAGAATACGGGATCCAACTATGGTGTTAACGAAGTTCTGCTGGCTTCTGTTCTCGGCTCCGTTGTCTTTTCCATATTTTCTGCCCAACCACTTGTCATTGTTGGGGTAACTG GTCCCATTACTGTGTTTAATAG TACCGTATATAACATTATGAAACCAACTGGCGTCAACTATCTCGGATTCATGGCTTGGATAGGAAT ATGGTCTCTGATTTTGCACTGGATCCTTGCCATCACAAATTCTTGCAACTGGCTCCGCTGGGTAACACGGTTCCCCTGCGACATCTTTGGCTTCTACGTAGCCTTCATCTATCTCCAAAAAGGCATTCAAGTTCTGGAGCGTCTTGGCAGCGACAGCGCTTTCTACCTCTCCATTGTCGCagcgttgctgctgtttaTGGTGGCCTATATCTGCAGTGAACTCGGAGCCAGCAGTCTCTTCAGACACCCAATCCGTGTCTTTTTGAAAGACTACGGAACACCACTGactctcatcttctttaCTGGCTTTGTACACATTGGTCGAATGGCCGAGATCCACCTCGCGGTGCTCCCAACCAGCAAGGCCTTTGAACCAACGGCGGACCGAGGCTGGGCTGTTAATTTCTGGGACTTGAGTGTTGGTCAAATTTTCACTGCGCTGCCATTTGCCATACTCCTGACTATCCTATTCTGGTTTGACCATAATG TATCATCCCTTATTGCACAAGGAAGTGAATTTCCCCTGAGAAAGCCGGCTGGATTCCATTGGgacttcttccttctcggcATTACCACTGGAGTAGCTGGCATTCTCGGACTGCCCTTCCCCAATGGCCTGATTCCACAAGCCCCCTTTCATACAGAATCCCTTTGCGTCACCAAGGCTGTCAAGCAGCTCGATGAAAAGGGCGAGGATAAGGGTGCGTATACCTTTGAGACGACCCATGTTGTTGAACAACGTGTATCAAACTTGGCTCAGGGGCTTCTTACCCTTGGCACCATGACTGGTCCTCTTCTTGTGGTCCTTCATCTTGTTCCTCACGGAGTCTTGGCGGGACTCTTTTTTATCATGGGCGTTCAAGCCCTTCAGGCAAATGGCATCACAGCtaagctgctcttcctggCTCGCGACAAGAACCTGACGCCGGCAAATTCCCCTCTCAAGCTAATCAAACGCCGTATCGCGATATGGATGTTCGTCATTATTGAGCTCATTGGCTTCGGTGCCACTTTCGCCATCACACAGACCATCGCTGCCGTCGGCTTTCCCATTATAATCTTGCTCCTCATTCCCGTGCGCGCTCTCCTCCTGCCCAGGATCTTCCACCCAGACGAATTGATGGCCCTCGACGAGCCAACTGCCTCAGACTTCACCATGGAAGGTATCGGCGGCTCTTGGGGCGGTGGTCAAAACGAACCCCAGAGCAGCGAGGACGCACCAATACAGAGCAgatcctcgtcctcctcgcGACGAACCAACGGTGCTAGCGACGATGATGCAGCCGCTCGCTATAAAGCCCAAGAAGACCTAGCGGAGCTCGGCCAAGCCCAGAACACGCAGAATACGATGACTAGGAGGAGAAGCATTGACAAGAGGGACGGTCGGCTACGCGGAGGGCGCATACTGTCAGACACGGCATGA